The following coding sequences are from one Mesorhizobium onobrychidis window:
- a CDS encoding alpha/beta fold hydrolase, giving the protein MSPVRYVRTNGINMAVYEAGKGPAVVLLHGFPELAFSWRHQIAPLGAAGYRVIVPDQRGYGLTDRPSKVEDYDMAHLTDDLVGLLDALGVEKAVFVGHDWGGLVAWQMPLFHLKRVAGVIGVNTPFIPHEMLWLHPSLTRGLTAPDKPFVADETKDPITQMREVYSPEMYVLMFEDGDLADRLMAHDVARVFRDNMRKGVITAAQYAKLPPQARHMTFIKALERPEPKSLPGELILTPDELAFYVESFERTGFSPGINWYRNLSHNWKAGLNVDQTIKVPSLMIAAEDDVVLAPALMDGMDAHIADLEKHVVAGCGHWSQQEKPEEVTALMVDWLKRRFPA; this is encoded by the coding sequence ATGTCGCCCGTCCGATACGTTCGGACCAACGGCATCAATATGGCAGTTTACGAAGCCGGCAAGGGGCCGGCGGTGGTCTTGCTGCACGGCTTTCCCGAACTCGCCTTCTCCTGGCGCCACCAGATTGCGCCGCTGGGGGCCGCCGGCTACCGCGTCATCGTTCCCGATCAGCGCGGCTATGGCCTGACCGATCGGCCATCAAAGGTCGAGGACTATGATATGGCGCATCTGACCGACGACCTCGTCGGCCTGCTCGATGCGCTCGGTGTCGAAAAGGCCGTGTTCGTTGGCCACGACTGGGGCGGCCTAGTGGCGTGGCAGATGCCGCTTTTCCACCTGAAGCGTGTTGCTGGCGTCATCGGCGTGAATACACCGTTCATTCCTCATGAGATGCTGTGGCTGCATCCGAGCCTCACCAGAGGCCTGACGGCGCCCGACAAGCCGTTCGTGGCCGACGAGACCAAAGACCCGATCACGCAAATGCGAGAGGTCTACAGTCCCGAGATGTATGTGCTGATGTTCGAGGATGGTGATCTCGCCGACCGGCTAATGGCGCACGACGTGGCCCGCGTGTTCAGAGACAATATGCGCAAGGGCGTCATCACCGCCGCGCAATACGCCAAACTGCCGCCGCAGGCCCGGCACATGACCTTCATCAAGGCACTTGAGCGGCCGGAACCCAAATCGCTACCCGGCGAATTGATCCTGACGCCGGACGAGCTTGCTTTCTACGTCGAGAGCTTCGAGCGCACTGGTTTCTCGCCCGGCATCAACTGGTACCGCAACTTGTCGCACAACTGGAAAGCCGGCTTGAACGTCGACCAAACGATAAAAGTGCCGTCCCTGATGATTGCCGCCGAGGACGATGTCGTGCTTGCCCCGGCGCTGATGGATGGAATGGACGCCCACATAGCCGATCTCGAGAAACACGTGGTCGCTGGTTGCGGACACTGGTCCCAGCAGGAGAAGCCTGAAGAGGTCACCGCCCTCATGGTCGACTGGCTGAAGCGGCGTTTCCCGGCGTAG
- a CDS encoding lipocalin-like domain-containing protein, producing the protein MSVRALLIYLCLAAPAFGQGFAGLGTEADGFSVPQPGTAFNFPADHGPHPGYRIEWWYLTANLQAADGTDYGVQWTLFRSALAPVERSGWSSPQLWMGHAGLTTQTHQFVDERMARGGIGQAGVTAAPFAAWIDNWQMAGQALPEADALSALDLRAAGQAFSYELALDAKGPLVPQGVQGYSVKSEKGQASYYYSQPFYHVTGTLTLPAGAIAVTGQAWLDHEWSSQPLAEDQTGWDWFSLHFDSGEKMMGFRLRGGGAGFTSATWIKADGRPQPQAPGALRVTPLETAAVAGRSVPIRWRVQLPEKEVDVTTQALNPQAWMDTRFPYWEGPIRFEGSHAGRGYLEMTGYE; encoded by the coding sequence ATGAGCGTTAGGGCATTGCTGATCTATCTGTGCTTGGCCGCACCTGCCTTTGGCCAGGGTTTTGCTGGGCTTGGCACAGAGGCTGACGGGTTTTCAGTGCCGCAGCCGGGGACTGCATTCAACTTCCCGGCAGACCACGGCCCGCACCCCGGTTACCGGATCGAATGGTGGTATTTGACCGCCAACCTGCAAGCTGCGGATGGAACGGACTATGGTGTGCAATGGACTCTTTTCCGATCCGCCCTGGCCCCGGTGGAGCGGTCCGGCTGGTCCAGTCCGCAGCTTTGGATGGGTCATGCGGGGCTGACGACGCAAACGCACCAATTCGTGGACGAACGGATGGCACGGGGCGGCATCGGCCAGGCGGGGGTTACGGCTGCGCCCTTTGCGGCCTGGATTGACAATTGGCAGATGGCAGGCCAGGCCCTGCCAGAGGCGGATGCGCTGTCGGCGCTCGATCTGCGTGCGGCAGGACAGGCGTTTTCCTACGAACTGGCGTTGGACGCCAAAGGCCCTCTGGTGCCGCAGGGAGTGCAGGGCTATTCGGTGAAATCCGAGAAGGGGCAGGCGAGCTATTATTACTCGCAACCATTCTACCACGTGACCGGGACGCTGACCCTTCCCGCGGGCGCGATTGCGGTGACCGGTCAGGCGTGGTTGGACCACGAATGGTCCTCGCAGCCGCTGGCTGAGGATCAAACCGGGTGGGACTGGTTCTCGCTGCATTTCGACAGCGGCGAAAAGATGATGGGCTTTCGTCTGCGCGGCGGAGGCGCGGGCTTTACATCGGCCACATGGATCAAGGCCGACGGCAGGCCGCAGCCGCAGGCCCCCGGCGCGCTAAGGGTCACGCCGCTCGAAACGGCGGCAGTCGCGGGACGCAGCGTGCCGATCCGTTGGCGGGTGCAATTGCCGGAAAAAGAGGTAGATGTGACCACGCAGGCGCTGAACCCGCAAGCCTGGATGGACACACGCTTTCCCTATTGGGAGGGCCCGATCCGATTTGAGGGCAGCCATGCCGGGCGCGGCTATCTCGAGATGACAGGCTATGAGTGA
- the selD gene encoding selenide, water dikinase SelD — protein sequence MAIVLAPEVADAPVLRLTSLAHGGGCGCKLAPSVLQQLLADQVEANPFRQLLVGTETGDDAAVWQLDDDTCVIATTDFFMPMVDDPYDFGRIAATNAISDVYAMGGRPIMALAILGMPLDKMPTHMVRDILKGGRAVCATAGIPVAGGHSIDSPEPIYGLAVIGTCRPEDVRRNSGARPGDALILTKALGVGIYSAAIKKQALPPSSYVEMIASTTLLNRIGSELAQDESVHAITDVTGFGLLGHALEMARGSGCALVIRDRDVPLFSEAVLLAEQGFVTGASRRNWASYGDAVLLPADMPEWRRHLLTDPQTSGGLLVACERDRAAALVEKIVAEGYTSACVIGHVEPGAPAITVQ from the coding sequence ATGGCGATTGTCCTCGCGCCTGAGGTCGCCGACGCTCCCGTGCTTCGCTTGACCAGCCTCGCCCATGGCGGCGGCTGCGGCTGCAAACTGGCGCCGTCCGTCCTTCAGCAGCTTCTCGCAGACCAGGTCGAGGCCAATCCCTTTCGTCAGCTTCTTGTCGGCACCGAGACCGGAGACGATGCTGCAGTCTGGCAGCTTGACGACGACACCTGTGTCATCGCCACCACTGATTTCTTCATGCCCATGGTGGATGATCCGTATGATTTCGGCCGGATCGCCGCGACCAACGCGATCTCCGACGTCTATGCGATGGGCGGCCGGCCAATCATGGCGCTGGCCATTCTCGGTATGCCGCTCGACAAGATGCCGACGCATATGGTCCGGGACATTTTGAAGGGCGGACGGGCAGTTTGCGCCACCGCCGGAATCCCGGTCGCCGGCGGCCACTCGATCGACTCGCCGGAGCCGATCTATGGTCTTGCCGTGATCGGTACATGCCGGCCCGAAGACGTCCGGCGCAATTCGGGTGCGAGGCCGGGAGACGCCCTGATTCTGACGAAGGCACTCGGCGTCGGCATCTACTCCGCCGCGATCAAGAAGCAGGCACTCCCGCCCAGCAGCTATGTCGAGATGATCGCCTCGACCACCCTGCTCAACCGGATCGGTTCGGAGCTCGCGCAGGACGAGAGCGTCCATGCGATCACCGACGTGACCGGTTTCGGGCTGCTCGGACATGCTCTCGAGATGGCGCGCGGCTCAGGCTGTGCTCTGGTCATTCGGGATCGCGACGTTCCGCTCTTTTCCGAAGCCGTGCTGTTGGCAGAGCAAGGATTTGTCACCGGCGCTTCGCGGCGCAACTGGGCGAGCTATGGCGACGCGGTGCTCCTGCCTGCCGATATGCCGGAGTGGCGGCGCCATCTTCTTACCGATCCACAGACTTCGGGCGGGCTGCTCGTCGCCTGCGAGCGCGACAGAGCGGCGGCCCTGGTCGAAAAGATTGTCGCGGAAGGTTACACGTCGGCTTGCGTGATCGGCCATGTCGAGCCCGGCGCACCCGCGATAACGGTCCAGTGA
- a CDS encoding DMT family transporter: MQSLPIAHPSVAKATAGVSLPLAYSTATLCWLLSAGVYIAAKWVAPEMPPWALCFWRLALACAILLPIVHRHHGAMLVLIQSRAIEVLAIGAIGLTLCQGMIYTGLNYTDATTAGIIMALSPIMTMVLARFVLGEPLGVWKALGALLALVGMVVIVARGDLTALMRLQFNPGELWIVGSAFCWGLYTVLLRRSKFSIELLPMVVLLLGAGALAALPLYLWELFSGERSALHANGLLALAYVAGPGGALMYYLYNRSVETLGAGRASMLLYLQTVFVAVLASLFLGESMHDYDLAGAAFIVAGLLLATAIKPRQRTVHVA; this comes from the coding sequence ATGCAATCGCTGCCGATAGCCCATCCAAGCGTAGCGAAGGCGACAGCCGGGGTATCGCTTCCTCTCGCCTATTCCACCGCGACGCTCTGCTGGCTCCTGTCCGCCGGCGTCTACATCGCAGCCAAATGGGTTGCCCCCGAAATGCCGCCTTGGGCGCTCTGCTTCTGGCGGCTGGCGCTCGCCTGCGCGATCCTGCTGCCTATCGTCCATCGTCATCACGGGGCGATGCTCGTGCTGATCCAATCCCGGGCGATCGAGGTGCTGGCCATCGGTGCCATCGGGCTGACCCTCTGTCAGGGCATGATCTACACGGGCCTCAATTACACCGACGCGACGACCGCCGGTATCATCATGGCCCTGTCGCCGATCATGACCATGGTGCTTGCCCGCTTCGTGCTCGGCGAGCCCCTCGGCGTCTGGAAGGCGCTTGGCGCGCTGCTCGCTCTGGTCGGGATGGTGGTGATCGTAGCGCGCGGCGACCTTACCGCGCTGATGCGGCTCCAGTTCAATCCCGGCGAGTTGTGGATCGTCGGCAGCGCGTTTTGCTGGGGCCTCTACACCGTGCTGCTGCGTCGCTCCAAATTCTCTATCGAGCTTCTGCCGATGGTGGTCCTGCTGCTAGGAGCCGGCGCGCTGGCCGCACTGCCCCTTTATCTCTGGGAACTGTTTTCCGGCGAGCGTTCGGCGCTGCATGCGAACGGCCTTCTGGCACTCGCCTATGTCGCTGGCCCGGGCGGCGCTCTGATGTATTACCTCTACAACCGCAGCGTCGAGACGCTTGGCGCCGGGCGCGCCAGCATGCTGCTCTATCTGCAGACTGTCTTCGTCGCCGTGCTCGCTTCTCTTTTTCTTGGGGAAAGCATGCACGACTACGACCTCGCCGGCGCTGCCTTTATCGTCGCCGGCCTGCTGCTCGCCACCGCGATCAAGCCGAGGCAGCGCACGGTGCATGTCGCGTAG
- a CDS encoding ABC transporter ATP-binding protein: MLLRLHQIDKFYPTGEGTLHVLNGIDLSLEAGKSLALTGESGSGKSTLLHLVAGLDSPDAGEIHLGGTNIVGLNDTALAALRRGTIGLVFQQFNLIPSLDVAANLAFQARLAGRPDPAWLKVLAKRLGLSQVLTRYPEQLSAGQQQRVAIGRTLAARPRLVLADEPTGNLDEATGDAVLDLMLSLVAETGAALLMVTHSNRLANRLNARVHLHAGRLV, from the coding sequence ATGCTGCTGAGGCTGCACCAGATCGACAAATTCTACCCCACTGGCGAGGGGACGTTGCATGTTCTGAACGGGATCGATCTTTCGCTGGAGGCGGGCAAGAGCCTTGCGCTGACCGGCGAGTCTGGCAGCGGCAAGAGCACGCTTTTGCACCTCGTTGCAGGGCTCGACAGCCCTGATGCGGGAGAAATCCACCTTGGCGGTACCAATATTGTGGGGCTGAACGATACAGCCCTTGCCGCCCTGCGGCGGGGAACAATCGGACTTGTGTTCCAGCAGTTCAACCTGATCCCTTCGCTTGATGTGGCGGCCAACCTTGCCTTTCAGGCTCGGCTTGCTGGCCGCCCTGATCCGGCATGGTTGAAAGTCCTTGCCAAACGGCTGGGCCTCTCCCAAGTCCTCACGCGCTACCCTGAACAACTGTCGGCCGGCCAGCAACAGCGGGTGGCGATCGGCCGGACCTTGGCCGCCCGGCCCCGGCTGGTTCTGGCTGATGAGCCCACGGGCAATCTGGATGAGGCAACAGGGGACGCTGTACTCGATCTTATGCTGTCGCTGGTGGCTGAAACGGGTGCCGCCCTGTTAATGGTCACCCATTCCAACCGTCTGGCAAACCGGCTGAACGCCCGCGTTCACCTGCACGCGGGCCGGCTGGTGTGA
- a CDS encoding TetR/AcrR family transcriptional regulator produces MTRPRSFDEAAVLHDAMDAFRRSGFAGVSIKDLGNATGLTSGSIYNAFGDKEGLYRAAFGYYVDAVIRRRIETYVGEANDLDGLEQLFLSLLCAPESDENGCLLTNAAVEFGARPSVASEGLAEGFAMLEAAIRRVVERQIGGGQADLLVVRLLLLYQGILVLIRAGQNVSACPAVIRSEFEQLRKLLP; encoded by the coding sequence ATGACCAGACCGCGATCGTTTGACGAAGCCGCCGTGCTCCATGACGCGATGGACGCGTTTCGGCGAAGCGGTTTCGCTGGCGTTTCTATTAAGGATCTGGGCAACGCCACGGGCCTGACATCCGGCTCGATCTACAATGCCTTTGGCGACAAGGAAGGTCTCTATCGGGCGGCATTCGGCTATTACGTTGATGCCGTCATCCGCCGCCGGATCGAGACTTACGTCGGCGAGGCAAACGATCTGGACGGTCTGGAACAATTGTTCCTGTCATTGCTGTGCGCTCCGGAATCCGACGAGAATGGCTGTCTGTTGACGAATGCTGCCGTCGAGTTCGGCGCGCGGCCGTCGGTCGCCTCTGAAGGTCTCGCCGAAGGCTTCGCCATGCTGGAAGCTGCCATCAGACGGGTCGTCGAGCGCCAGATTGGGGGAGGGCAAGCCGATCTCCTGGTCGTCAGGCTTCTGCTTCTCTACCAGGGCATTCTCGTCCTGATCCGCGCCGGCCAGAACGTCTCGGCCTGCCCGGCCGTCATTCGATCAGAGTTCGAGCAACTACGGAAACTTCTGCCATGA
- the fdnG gene encoding formate dehydrogenase-N subunit alpha — MNIELSRRAFLQTAGAGLAGTTLGALGFGDIEAAHAKAIRSFKLANTTETRNTCPYCSVACGVILYSKGDLRKGEKAEITHIEGDTDHPTNRGTLCPKGSALLGFVKAPTRLQQPMIRKPGADKFEPTTWENALDRIARLMKDDRDQNFVATNNDGVTVNRWITTGFLAASATTNETAFETYKVVRSAGMLVFDNQARVUHGPTVASLAPTFGRGAMTNSWTDIRNTDLVVIMGGNAAEAHPCGFKWVTEAKANRGAKLIVVDPRYTRSASVSDLYAPIRQGTDIAFLLGLINYCIENDKVQRDYVKAFTNAGYVVKQGFTYQDGLFSGYDEAKRDYDKSSWDYEIGEDGFAVVDDTLANPRCVWNLLKNHVAVYTPEMVERICGTPKDKFLKVAEMVAECSSPTKAMTSMYALGWTQHSKGSQNIRAMAMLQLILGNIGIRGGGMNALRGHSNIQGLTDVGLMSNLLPGYLTLPNEKEPDLTAYMSTRGFKPLRPNQMSYWQNYRKFFVSFQKAMYGPAATPENDFAYDYLPKLDVPGYDVLRAFDMMHQGKINLYLCQGFNALQSFPNKQKITASLSKLKLLVVMDPLATETARFWENHGAHNDVDPSVIQTEVIELPSTCFAEDDGSLTNSGRWLQWHWAGGTPPGEAKRDTWIMAQIHLRLKELYRKEGGAFPDPILNLHWPYADAGDPTAEEIAQELNGRALATVTDTTDPTKVLAETGKLLPGFAALRDDGSTSCGCWIYSGCFNEKGNNMARRDTDDPDETGAYLKWAFSWPANRRILYNRASADLNGKAWDPDRKVIEWDGAKWSGYDVPDIAPTAKPGEVGPFIMNPEGVSRLFTRGMMRDGPFPAHYEPFESPIVNPVAPNVRGNPAARVFEGDFRQFAEPASAEFPYAATSYRLTEHFHFWTKHVVVNAAMQPEFFVEISEQLAAEKGIAKGGWVRVWSKRGSVTAKAVVTKRIKPLTCDGKTVHIVGIPLHWGFTGAAKKGFGPNMLTPYVGDANIETPEYKAFLVNIEPISGPVA, encoded by the coding sequence ATGAACATCGAATTGTCACGGCGCGCGTTCCTGCAGACGGCAGGCGCGGGTCTCGCCGGTACTACGCTTGGAGCTCTCGGTTTCGGCGATATCGAAGCCGCACATGCCAAGGCGATACGATCCTTCAAACTCGCCAACACCACCGAGACACGCAATACCTGTCCATACTGCTCAGTGGCGTGCGGTGTGATCCTCTACTCAAAGGGTGATCTCAGGAAGGGCGAAAAGGCCGAGATCACCCATATCGAGGGCGATACCGACCATCCGACCAACCGCGGCACCTTGTGCCCCAAGGGCTCGGCCCTGCTCGGCTTCGTCAAGGCCCCGACCCGCTTGCAACAGCCGATGATCCGCAAGCCCGGGGCGGACAAGTTCGAGCCGACAACGTGGGAAAACGCGCTTGACCGTATCGCCCGCCTGATGAAGGACGATCGCGACCAGAACTTCGTCGCGACGAACAATGACGGTGTGACGGTCAACCGATGGATTACCACCGGCTTCCTCGCCGCTTCGGCGACGACTAATGAAACCGCGTTCGAGACCTACAAGGTGGTCCGTAGCGCGGGCATGCTGGTGTTCGATAATCAGGCACGTGTCTGACACGGCCCGACGGTGGCGAGTCTCGCCCCAACATTCGGCCGCGGAGCAATGACGAATTCCTGGACCGACATCAGGAACACCGATCTTGTCGTGATCATGGGCGGCAATGCCGCCGAGGCCCATCCTTGTGGCTTCAAATGGGTCACTGAGGCGAAGGCCAACCGTGGCGCCAAGCTCATCGTCGTCGATCCGCGCTACACGCGCTCGGCTTCGGTGTCGGATCTCTATGCACCAATCCGTCAAGGCACGGACATCGCGTTCCTGCTCGGACTGATCAACTATTGCATCGAAAACGACAAGGTGCAGCGGGACTATGTGAAGGCGTTCACCAACGCTGGCTATGTCGTCAAGCAGGGCTTCACCTACCAGGATGGCCTGTTTTCCGGCTACGACGAGGCGAAGCGCGACTACGACAAGTCGAGCTGGGACTACGAGATCGGCGAAGACGGCTTCGCCGTCGTCGATGATACGCTGGCAAATCCTCGCTGCGTCTGGAACCTGCTGAAGAATCATGTCGCGGTCTACACGCCGGAAATGGTCGAGCGCATCTGCGGCACGCCGAAGGATAAGTTCCTGAAGGTGGCCGAGATGGTGGCGGAGTGCTCGTCGCCGACCAAGGCGATGACCTCGATGTACGCGCTCGGCTGGACGCAGCACTCGAAGGGCTCGCAGAACATCCGCGCCATGGCGATGCTGCAGCTCATTCTGGGCAATATCGGCATTCGTGGCGGCGGCATGAACGCGCTGCGCGGCCACTCCAACATCCAGGGACTGACCGATGTCGGGCTGATGTCCAACTTGCTTCCTGGCTATCTGACGCTGCCCAACGAGAAGGAACCGGACCTCACCGCCTATATGTCGACGCGCGGTTTCAAGCCGCTCAGGCCGAACCAGATGAGCTACTGGCAGAACTACAGGAAATTCTTCGTCAGTTTCCAGAAGGCCATGTACGGCCCGGCGGCAACCCCGGAAAATGACTTCGCCTACGACTACCTGCCGAAGCTCGACGTGCCCGGCTACGACGTGCTGCGCGCCTTCGATATGATGCACCAGGGCAAGATCAACCTGTATCTTTGCCAAGGGTTCAACGCGCTGCAGTCGTTCCCCAACAAGCAGAAGATCACGGCCTCGCTCTCCAAGCTCAAGCTCCTGGTCGTCATGGACCCGTTGGCTACCGAGACGGCGCGCTTCTGGGAGAACCACGGCGCGCACAATGACGTCGATCCGTCGGTGATTCAGACCGAAGTGATAGAACTGCCGTCGACGTGCTTTGCCGAAGACGACGGCTCTCTTACAAATTCGGGGCGCTGGCTACAGTGGCACTGGGCCGGCGGCACACCGCCGGGCGAGGCCAAGCGCGACACCTGGATCATGGCGCAGATACATCTTCGCCTGAAGGAACTCTATCGCAAGGAAGGGGGCGCCTTCCCCGATCCGATCCTTAATCTCCACTGGCCCTATGCCGATGCGGGCGATCCGACGGCCGAGGAAATCGCCCAGGAGCTCAACGGCCGGGCGCTCGCGACGGTGACGGACACGACCGATCCGACCAAGGTGCTTGCCGAGACCGGAAAACTGTTACCGGGCTTCGCCGCGCTGCGCGACGACGGCTCCACATCCTGCGGCTGCTGGATCTATTCCGGCTGCTTCAACGAGAAGGGTAACAACATGGCCCGCCGGGACACTGACGATCCCGACGAGACAGGCGCCTACTTGAAATGGGCGTTCTCATGGCCTGCCAATCGCCGCATCCTCTACAACAGGGCTTCGGCCGATTTGAACGGGAAGGCCTGGGATCCCGACCGCAAGGTGATCGAATGGGACGGTGCGAAATGGTCGGGTTACGACGTCCCGGACATCGCGCCGACAGCTAAGCCCGGCGAGGTCGGCCCCTTCATCATGAATCCGGAAGGCGTGTCGCGCCTCTTCACTCGGGGCATGATGCGTGACGGACCGTTCCCGGCGCATTACGAGCCGTTCGAATCGCCCATCGTCAATCCGGTCGCGCCCAACGTCCGGGGCAACCCGGCAGCGCGGGTATTCGAAGGGGATTTCAGGCAGTTCGCCGAGCCGGCCTCGGCGGAGTTCCCCTATGCGGCGACCTCCTATCGCCTGACCGAGCATTTCCACTTCTGGACCAAGCACGTTGTCGTCAACGCAGCGATGCAGCCGGAGTTTTTTGTGGAGATATCGGAACAGCTAGCGGCCGAAAAGGGTATCGCCAAAGGCGGTTGGGTGCGCGTTTGGTCCAAGCGCGGCTCGGTTACGGCGAAGGCGGTGGTAACCAAGCGGATCAAGCCGCTGACCTGTGACGGCAAGACCGTCCACATCGTCGGCATTCCGCTGCACTGGGGCTTCACCGGAGCGGCAAAGAAGGGCTTCGGCCCGAACATGCTGACGCCCTATGTCGGCGACGCCAACATCGAGACGCCCGAATACAAGGCGTTTCTGGTCAATATCGAGCCCATCTCCGGGCCGGTGGCATAG
- a CDS encoding ABC transporter permease, producing the protein MVWTGLTALLSHWRRRPVQLAMLLLGLSLATALWSAVQAINGEARASYDRAAAILGQDRLAQLVREDGARMDQQVFVRLRRAGWLASPVIEGEMRFGDVRLRVLGIDPLTLPPQAQQVDVAVGDELLPFITAPGVLYAAPETAARLTEQATPPVRVAEGLPPGTVLTDIGQAQVLLGAKDKISRLLLWPDQPIGRAPLEVTAPGLTLREPSETGDLARLTDSFHLNLTAFGFLAFAVGLFIVHSAIGLAFEQRRQVFRTLRALGLPARVLVLLLIAELLIFALLAGLVGVAHGYVVASALLPDVAATLRGLYGADVPGTLSIRPAVWAAGLAISVIGTLVAAAQSLWRLWHLPLLASAQPRAWARASERALRAQGVAAMVLLLTAAGIAQFGSGLEAGFALLAALLLGAALALPLVLTGILHLGGRLARGPLAEWFWADTRQQLPGLSLALMALLLALAVNVGVSTMVSSFRLTFTGWLDQRLASELYVTARTEAEATAIHDWLAQRSDAVLPIWSIEGRVAGQPAAIYGVADHATYRDNWPILSAVPEVWDRIATGDGALINEQLARRQELGLGDQITLPGGWRASIVGVYADYGNPIGQVIIGIDTLLQHYPDVSRLRYAIRIAPGKAESLAAGLRAEFGLPAQNVIDQAGIKVFSLKVFERTFNVTAALNVLTLGVAGLAMFASLMTLSGMRLPQLAPVWAMGLPRRHLVWLELWRGLLLAALTMLAALPVGIGLAFVLLAVVNVEAFGWRLPMHLFPGDWVRLAALALLAAGLAAAVPAWRLARLSPSDLLSVFAHER; encoded by the coding sequence ATGGTGTGGACCGGGCTGACAGCGCTCTTGTCTCACTGGCGCAGGCGGCCTGTCCAATTGGCGATGCTGCTTTTGGGGCTATCGCTGGCAACGGCGCTGTGGTCAGCGGTTCAGGCGATCAACGGTGAGGCGCGGGCGAGCTATGACCGTGCAGCGGCGATCCTTGGGCAGGACCGGCTCGCGCAACTGGTGCGTGAGGACGGGGCCCGGATGGATCAACAGGTGTTTGTGAGACTGCGGCGAGCAGGCTGGCTGGCTTCGCCGGTGATTGAAGGTGAAATGCGGTTTGGGGATGTGCGGTTGCGCGTCCTCGGCATTGACCCACTGACTTTGCCGCCGCAGGCGCAGCAGGTGGATGTTGCGGTGGGTGATGAGCTATTGCCGTTCATCACGGCGCCCGGTGTGCTCTATGCAGCCCCGGAAACCGCGGCACGACTAACCGAGCAAGCGACACCTCCCGTGCGCGTGGCCGAGGGTTTGCCGCCTGGCACAGTCCTCACCGACATCGGGCAGGCACAGGTCCTGCTTGGGGCAAAGGACAAGATCTCTCGTCTTTTGCTCTGGCCGGACCAACCGATTGGCCGTGCCCCTCTAGAGGTGACAGCCCCCGGCCTGACCCTGCGCGAGCCGAGCGAAACGGGGGATCTTGCCAGGCTGACCGACAGTTTTCACCTGAACCTGACGGCTTTCGGTTTTCTTGCCTTTGCGGTGGGGCTCTTCATCGTGCATTCCGCCATCGGTCTGGCTTTTGAACAGCGCCGCCAGGTATTTCGCACGCTGCGCGCACTGGGCTTGCCGGCCCGCGTGCTGGTCCTTTTGCTGATCGCCGAGCTGCTGATCTTCGCCCTCCTCGCGGGACTGGTGGGCGTGGCACATGGCTATGTAGTCGCCTCGGCCCTTTTGCCCGACGTCGCCGCCACCCTGCGCGGGCTTTACGGGGCCGATGTGCCGGGAACGCTGTCGATCCGCCCCGCAGTGTGGGCAGCGGGGCTGGCGATCTCGGTAATCGGCACGCTGGTAGCGGCCGCACAGAGCCTCTGGCGGCTATGGCACCTGCCGCTGCTTGCGTCGGCCCAGCCTCGGGCCTGGGCGCGGGCTTCGGAGCGGGCCCTGCGCGCGCAAGGCGTGGCTGCGATGGTGCTCCTGTTGACGGCGGCGGGAATTGCACAGTTCGGATCCGGCCTCGAGGCGGGTTTTGCGCTTCTGGCGGCACTGCTGTTGGGGGCGGCACTGGCGCTGCCGCTCGTGCTGACGGGGATATTGCACCTTGGCGGCCGCTTGGCGCGTGGACCATTGGCTGAATGGTTTTGGGCCGACACGCGTCAACAGCTTCCCGGCCTGTCATTGGCGCTAATGGCACTGCTGCTTGCGCTGGCCGTCAATGTGGGCGTCAGCACGATGGTGTCGAGCTTTCGGCTGACCTTCACCGGCTGGCTCGATCAGCGTCTCGCCTCTGAGCTTTACGTGACCGCCCGCACTGAAGCAGAGGCCACGGCGATACACGACTGGCTGGCCCAGCGCAGCGACGCGGTCCTGCCGATCTGGAGCATTGAGGGCCGGGTCGCAGGCCAGCCCGCGGCAATATACGGCGTGGCCGATCATGCCACCTATCGCGACAACTGGCCGATCCTCTCTGCAGTGCCGGAGGTGTGGGACCGGATCGCCACAGGCGACGGCGCCCTGATCAACGAACAACTGGCGCGGCGCCAGGAGTTGGGCTTGGGGGACCAGATCACGCTGCCCGGTGGCTGGCGGGCCAGCATCGTCGGCGTCTATGCCGACTATGGCAACCCGATCGGCCAAGTGATCATCGGGATCGACACACTGCTCCAGCACTATCCTGACGTCTCCCGCCTGCGCTATGCCATTCGGATTGCCCCCGGCAAGGCCGAATCACTGGCTGCGGGTTTGCGGGCGGAATTCGGGCTGCCCGCGCAGAACGTGATTGACCAGGCCGGGATCAAGGTCTTTTCGCTCAAAGTATTTGAGCGCACATTCAACGTGACAGCCGCGCTGAATGTGCTGACGCTGGGAGTCGCGGGGCTGGCGATGTTTGCGAGCCTCATGACCCTGTCGGGGATGCGCCTACCGCAACTGGCGCCGGTCTGGGCCATGGGTCTGCCCCGCCGCCACCTCGTATGGCTGGAGCTTTGGCGCGGCTTGTTGTTGGCAGCCTTGACCATGCTGGCCGCTCTGCCTGTAGGTATCGGGCTCGCCTTTGTTCTGCTGGCGGTGGTGAATGTCGAGGCTTTTGGCTGGCGTCTGCCGATGCACCTTTTTCCCGGTGACTGGGTGCGGCTGGCGGCGCTCGCGCTGCTGGCGGCCGGGCTCGCAGCCGCCGTGCCTGCCTGGCGGCTGGCGCGTCTTTCGCCATCGGATTTGTTGAGCGTATTTGCACATGAGCGTTAG